ATCGGAGTGAGCCCTACGGAGGACAGAAAACGGTAAAGTAACAAATGGAATAGGATTAAGTTACTTATTGAACAATGTGTCCGAAATTCGGATAACAGATGTCATAAAGGGAACAAAACAGGGTATTAAAACAGCAGATGATGAAAGGGCTGTCCGCCATAATGAAAGGGAGGCAAATTACAAAACAGAAAGAGGGTCATCAGTATGAAAGCGCTTAAGAAATCGGTTTCAATGCTCCTAACTGCTGTGCTTACGGTAGTACTATTGGCGGCATGCAGCAACAATTCGTCTAACGAGTCAGCGCCTTCCAAGGAGCCACAGAGCTCAGCTACCGGACAGTCTGCTACAAATGCCGATGAGTACACGGTAAAAATCGTATTTGTTGGACCAGCAACAAGTGAAGCTATTAAAGAAGTGGCAGCAGCAGCGTCTGCTATTACGAAAGAAAAGTTCAATACGAATATTGAACTCGTTCGTCTGGATTATGGTTCCTTCCAGCAGGGAGTTAACCTAATGTTCTCCGGCAATGAGCAATTTGATCTGATGCCTAACTTTGCATTCAACACGGCAACCGCTGCTAACAGCGGCCAAATCCTAGACTTGGACGACCTGCTTGCCAAAAAAGGTAAAGACCTGTTGGAGCAGATCAGTGACGAAGACTGGCGTGCAATGACCGTTGGCGGCAAAATTTACGCTGTGCCTAACAATAAAGAAAAAGCACAGGGCTATGGTATCGCTATGGCTACTGAAATGTTGGAAGGCATTGGCTATGATGCATCGACAATCAAATCACAAGATGATCTTGAAGAGCTCTTTAAAGCCATTAAGGCTAAGTATCCAACTGTTCATCCACTCGTTTCGGACAATGGCCTAATGGGTCAAATGCCCGTGACCAAGGATGACTTGGGATATGATTTCGGAGTTCTAGAGAATGGATTAGATGCGTCCAATACAACTGTAGTTAACTGGTTTGCGAGCGAAACCTACAAAAAGCAAGTAGAGCTCCGCTACAAGTGGGCGAAGCAAGGACTCATTATGCCTGACGCTTCTACTAACACTGAAAGTGCTGGCAGCCTAATCGGCGCTGGCAAAGGTTTTTCTGCCTTTACGAACACGAAGCCAGGTATAGAGGCAGAATGGCAGCGTAAGGCGGGTAAGCCAATGACAGTTGTTGAATTAGTTAAGCCATTCTCGACAACCTCCGGCGTTTCCAACCAGTGGTATATCTCTTATACGAGTAAAAAGCCTGAACGTGCGATGGAAGTGCTCAATGAAATGTACATCAACCCTGAGCTAGCTGACATTTTGGTTAATGGAATTGAAGGCAAGCACTACGTTAAAGACACTACTGCTGGAGTTCTGTCCTACCCAGAGGGAGTGGATGCATCTAATACATCCTACTCTAGCGTTGCATGGGCTTGGCTGAACGAGCTGATCACTACCCCATGGGAAGCTGATGGAGCGAGTATTTGGAAAGATACAATCGCGTTTAATGAATCTGCGTCCCCCTCTGTAGCTAAGGGCTTTATGTGGAACAATTCTAATGTCCTTAATGAGATTACAGCTAGCAACAACGTCATCGCTAAATTCGCTAATGCGATAGAAAGCGGCATGCTTGATCCGGCAACGACGCTTCCTAAGTTTGTTCAGGAGTTAAATGATGCGGGCGTGCAAAAAATCGTTGATGAAAAACAGCTGCAGCTTAACAAATGGTTAGAAGAAAACAAGTAAGCTTTGTGAGCTTGCTGCAATATACGGTAAATAAAGCAGACAAAGAGGGCGAGCTAATCGCTCTCTTTGTTCCTTGCAACACCTGCCCACATGAGGAGGGAGCTTATGATACAAGCGTTTAGAAGATCACAGAACCGCTGGCTGCAGTTTTTTCCACTCTATCTCATGCTATTACCGGGAGCCCTCTACATTATTATCAACAACTATATTCCCATGGCGGGTATCATAGTTGCTTTTAAGAAGTTCAACTTTCGAGAAGGCATATGGGGTAGTCCATTCTCTGGGTTATCCAACTTTAAGTATCTATTTAACACGAATTCTGCTTGGACGATTACCCGCAATACAATCGGTTACAATGTGGTCTTTATCGTGCTTGGCACAATTATGGCTATCGCTGTGGCTATACTCCTGAACGAAATTCGTAAAGAGTGGTTTAAGAAAACCTACCAGACCCTTATTTTGCTACCCTTCCTCATCTCAATCGTGGTCGTTAGCTATCTGGTCTACGCATTTCTCAGCACAGAATCTGGATTTATTAACAACAGCATCTTAGAGCCGCTCGGCCTTGATCGGAAGTCCTGGTACTCCGACCCGACGTACTGGCCCATTATTCTGACTGTCGTCAATATCTGGAAATATTTTGGGTATAACTGCATTATATACTTCGCAACACTAGTAGGCTTCGATAGGTCGCATTATGAGGCTGCCGTAATCGATGGAGCTAATCGGTGGCAGCAAATTCGTTTTATTACGATTCCAAGCCTGACTCCTACTATTAGTATTCTTACGCTCATGGCAGTTGGTCGGATTTTCTACACAGATTTTGGTCTCTTCTATCAAGTACCAATGAATA
This portion of the Cohnella abietis genome encodes:
- a CDS encoding ABC transporter permease; translated protein: MIQAFRRSQNRWLQFFPLYLMLLPGALYIIINNYIPMAGIIVAFKKFNFREGIWGSPFSGLSNFKYLFNTNSAWTITRNTIGYNVVFIVLGTIMAIAVAILLNEIRKEWFKKTYQTLILLPFLISIVVVSYLVYAFLSTESGFINNSILEPLGLDRKSWYSDPTYWPIILTVVNIWKYFGYNCIIYFATLVGFDRSHYEAAVIDGANRWQQIRFITIPSLTPTISILTLMAVGRIFYTDFGLFYQVPMNSGPLMDVTNTIDTYVYRGLIELNNIGMAAAAGLYQSLMGFLLVVIVNAIVKKVSEDSALY
- a CDS encoding ABC transporter substrate-binding protein, yielding MKALKKSVSMLLTAVLTVVLLAACSNNSSNESAPSKEPQSSATGQSATNADEYTVKIVFVGPATSEAIKEVAAAASAITKEKFNTNIELVRLDYGSFQQGVNLMFSGNEQFDLMPNFAFNTATAANSGQILDLDDLLAKKGKDLLEQISDEDWRAMTVGGKIYAVPNNKEKAQGYGIAMATEMLEGIGYDASTIKSQDDLEELFKAIKAKYPTVHPLVSDNGLMGQMPVTKDDLGYDFGVLENGLDASNTTVVNWFASETYKKQVELRYKWAKQGLIMPDASTNTESAGSLIGAGKGFSAFTNTKPGIEAEWQRKAGKPMTVVELVKPFSTTSGVSNQWYISYTSKKPERAMEVLNEMYINPELADILVNGIEGKHYVKDTTAGVLSYPEGVDASNTSYSSVAWAWLNELITTPWEADGASIWKDTIAFNESASPSVAKGFMWNNSNVLNEITASNNVIAKFANAIESGMLDPATTLPKFVQELNDAGVQKIVDEKQLQLNKWLEENK